The following proteins are encoded in a genomic region of Catharus ustulatus isolate bCatUst1 chromosome 4, bCatUst1.pri.v2, whole genome shotgun sequence:
- the SSPN gene encoding sarcospan — MGKEEKKARRSTSPNSQSQTGKAPGGEKSTDSTQESAVKKKKQKKAKGDPKSGQEEESHTCCGCRFPLLFALLQLALGTSVTVLGFLMAGISSSLLVRDTPYWAGIIVCVVALVGFVLLCISYQPDEKTCAQFTVKLLYFLLSALALVACVLAVAFAAHHYLQLTKFTCDTFGESCQCKLDPADPLSRTFVYQDTADCGSLTSMLSLYLLLQMALNLVAALVCLLMCFVVWKHRYQVFYVGVRFQPLTAAQGAGQQV; from the exons atgggaaaggaggagaagaaagccAGGCGCAGCACGTCCCCGAATAGCCAGAGCCAGACAGGGAAGGCACCCGGAGGGGAGAAAAGCACCGACTCGACGCAGGAGTCCGCggtgaagaagaagaagcagaagaaagccAAGGGGGATCCCAAAAGTGGCCAGGAGGAGGAATCCCACACTTGTTGTGGCTGCCGCTTCCCGCTGCTGTTTGCGTTGCTGCAGCTGGCGTTAGGCACCTCTGTAACAGTGCTGGGCTTCCTTATGGCAGGCATCAGTTCCTCTCTGCTAGTCAGAGACACTCCATATTGGGCTGGGATAATT GTCTGTGTGGTGGCCTTAGTGGGATTTGTTCTGCTTTGTATTTCGTACCAACCCGACGAGAAGACATGTGCACAGTTCACAGTGAAG ctgctcTATTTTCTCCTGAGTGCCCTGGCTCTGGTTGCCTGCGTTTTGGCAGTGGCTTTTGCTGCACACCACTACTTGCAGCTGACCAAGTTCACCTGTGACACCTTTGGGGAATCCTGCCAGTGCAAACTGGACCCCGCGGACCCCCTCAGCCGCACCTTCGTGTACCAGGACACGGCTGACTGTGGCAGCCTGACCAGCATGCTCAGCCTGTACCTCCTTCTGCAGATGGCTCTGAACCTGGTGGCAGCCCTGGTGTGCCTCCTGATGTGCTTTGTGGTGTGGAAGCACCGGTACCAGGTTTTCTATGTGGGCGTTCGCTTCCAGCCTCTCACGGCCGCCCAAGGCGCCGGGCAGCAAGTGTAG